A genomic segment from Pyrodictium occultum encodes:
- a CDS encoding L-threonylcarbamoyladenylate synthase, which yields MAPPRILYAWGIQEARRAALEASWLVRAGGLVVYPTDTVYGLGADPLNPWAVLRVYQAKERPLDRPLPVLVSGPEEAEKLVAVTPEARRLMERLWPGPLTLVLEARPGVPRVLHADTGRLGVRMPNHPAALALIEASGGALVGTSANLHRGPSPRTAREALEQLGSRVDAVIDAGPAPGGTPSTVLDLTTRPPRLVRRGPVAREEIERILGGPVE from the coding sequence TTGGCGCCGCCCAGGATACTCTACGCCTGGGGCATCCAGGAGGCCCGCCGCGCCGCGCTGGAGGCCTCCTGGCTGGTCAGGGCCGGGGGCTTGGTCGTCTACCCCACCGACACTGTCTACGGGCTCGGCGCCGACCCGCTGAACCCCTGGGCTGTGCTCCGCGTGTACCAGGCCAAGGAGAGGCCGCTGGACAGGCCCCTACCGGTCCTCGTCTCCGGCCCGGAGGAGGCGGAGAAGCTGGTAGCCGTCACCCCCGAGGCGCGGAGGCTCATGGAGAGGCTCTGGCCCGGCCCCCTGACCCTCGTGCTGGAGGCTAGGCCCGGCGTGCCCCGGGTGCTCCACGCCGACACCGGGAGGCTCGGGGTGAGGATGCCCAACCACCCGGCTGCGCTAGCGCTCATAGAGGCCTCCGGCGGCGCCCTGGTCGGGACCAGTGCCAACCTCCACCGGGGCCCCAGCCCGAGGACGGCGCGGGAGGCGCTGGAGCAGCTGGGCTCGAGGGTCGACGCGGTCATCGACGCCGGCCCTGCGCCCGGCGGCACCCCATCCACGGTCCTGGATCTCACCACTAGGCCCCCCAGGCTGGTCCGGAGGGGGCCGGTGGCGAGGGAGGAGATCGAGAGGATCCTCGGAGGCCCGGTTGAGTAG
- a CDS encoding ATP-binding cassette domain-containing protein — MQPGGSPIVEMRGIVKIYPDGTAALRGVDLRLEPGEIHGLLGENGAGKTTLMKILAGLLRPPPTRGEIILRGGRVRLRSAADALRHGIGMVHQHLSLVPVFTAYENIVPGLGGRELRTARRRIEELMRETGLHVPLDEPVESLSFGARQRVEILRMLLREVDVLILDRANH; from the coding sequence TTGCAGCCCGGTGGCAGCCCCATCGTCGAGATGAGGGGTATAGTGAAGATCTATCCTGACGGCACCGCCGCGCTCCGTGGCGTCGACCTCCGGCTCGAGCCGGGGGAGATACACGGGCTCCTCGGGGAGAACGGCGCTGGGAAGACCACGCTTATGAAGATCCTTGCCGGCCTCCTCCGCCCCCCCCCCACCCGGGGCGAGATAATCCTCCGGGGTGGGCGGGTCCGGCTCCGGAGTGCAGCCGACGCCCTCCGCCATGGTATTGGGATGGTTCACCAGCACCTCTCCCTGGTCCCCGTGTTCACGGCCTACGAGAACATCGTGCCAGGGCTCGGGGGCAGGGAGCTTAGGACTGCCCGCCGGCGGATCGAGGAGCTTATGCGGGAGACGGGGCTCCACGTGCCGCTCGACGAGCCGGTGGAGAGCCTGTCCTTCGGGGCCCGGCAGAGGGTTGAGATACTCCGGATGCTCCTCCGCGAGGTCGACGTGCTGATACTTGATAGGGCCAACCACTAA
- a CDS encoding arsenic resistance protein, protein MPARVKRIAKNLSENMLQYTIIAIILGLVTGYYFNLRPLSVLITPVVLLMIYPMMVNLSLASLLRIRETLKPVLEALVLNFAVAPALIYTLVEAFHASTYMKIALMLLSVAPSCSMGLGYVGLAGGDMLTATTIVASAFLLSLAALPAVGYVAAGSSLGVPPGLILKSLAVVLVAPLVLGVAAREFIERRYGLEKYGELKPYFSTVTLVNLYLLIYLIFAVKARLVVSHYHDLVVLAPLMLVYYAAAISLLLAVNLKLLGLSYEQHQAVVFTTAGKNVALTIAVLATAFGKAGRFMAVYPAMVALIQPIVLILYLRYSGRVKAWFAARTAAAQRVPA, encoded by the coding sequence ATGCCTGCCAGGGTTAAGCGTATAGCGAAGAACCTCTCGGAGAACATGCTGCAGTACACGATAATAGCCATTATACTCGGGCTCGTGACAGGCTATTACTTCAACCTCAGGCCGCTCTCGGTATTGATAACGCCTGTGGTCCTCCTAATGATCTACCCAATGATGGTTAACCTTTCGCTGGCCAGCCTGCTGAGGATACGGGAGACACTGAAGCCCGTTCTCGAGGCGCTTGTGCTGAACTTCGCGGTAGCGCCGGCTCTGATATACACGCTGGTAGAGGCGTTTCACGCTTCGACCTACATGAAGATAGCGTTGATGCTGCTGTCCGTGGCCCCGAGCTGCAGCATGGGGCTCGGCTACGTGGGGCTCGCGGGAGGCGACATGCTGACGGCCACTACAATAGTTGCCTCGGCCTTCCTGCTATCCCTCGCGGCGCTCCCGGCTGTGGGCTACGTGGCTGCCGGCTCCTCGCTCGGGGTGCCGCCGGGCCTCATACTCAAGAGCCTCGCGGTGGTGCTGGTGGCGCCGCTAGTCCTCGGCGTGGCCGCCAGGGAGTTCATCGAGAGACGCTATGGACTGGAGAAGTACGGGGAGCTGAAGCCATACTTCTCAACGGTGACCCTGGTGAACCTGTACCTGCTGATATACCTTATATTCGCCGTTAAGGCTAGGCTGGTGGTCAGCCACTACCACGACCTAGTGGTGCTCGCCCCGCTGATGCTGGTCTACTACGCTGCCGCTATCTCTCTGCTCCTGGCTGTCAACCTCAAGCTGCTGGGGCTGAGCTACGAGCAGCACCAGGCGGTTGTGTTCACTACTGCGGGCAAGAACGTGGCCCTCACGATAGCTGTGCTGGCCACAGCCTTCGGCAAGGCGGGTAGGTTTATGGCCGTGTACCCGGCTATGGTGGCTCTCATCCAGCCGATCGTGCTGATACTCTACCTCCGGTACAGCGGCCGCGTCAAGGCCTGGTTCGCCGCGAGGACCGCGGCCGCGCAGCGGGTGCCAGCTTAG